Within the Halobaculum limi genome, the region CGAGGACATGAACAAGCTGATGCCGAGCGACATCCGCGACTGGTTCGAGGACATCCCGGACGAGGACCTGGAACCGCTCGGCATCCACGCCGAGAAATCCCGCCCCGAGTGGATGATCCTGACCGTGCTGCCGGTCCCGCCGGTTACGACTCGTCCCTCCATCACGCTGGACAACGGCCAGCGCTCCGAGGACGACCTCACGCACAAACTGGTCGACATCATCCGCATCAACCAGCGGTTTATGGAGAATCGTGAGGCTGGTGCCCCGCAACTCATCATCGAGGACCTGTGGGAACTACTGCAGTACCACGTCACCACGTTCATCGACAACGAGATTTCGGGCACGCCGCCCGCGCGTCACCGCTCGGGGCGTCCGCTGAAGACGCTCTCCCAGCGCCTGAAAGGCAAAGAAGGTCGCTTCCGCGGGTCGCTGTCCGGGAAGCGCGTCAACTTCTCTGCGCGTACCGTCATCAGCCCGGACCCGACGCTGTCGCTGAACGAGGTCGGGGTCCCCGAACGGGTCGCCGAAGAGATGACCCAGACGATGAACGTCTCCGAGCGTAACATCGACCGCGCCCGGCAGTACGTCCGTAACGGGCCGGAGGCACACCCCGGCGCGAACTACGTCAAGCGACCCGACGGTCGCCGCCTGAAGGTGACCGAGAAGAACTGCGAGGAACTCGCAGAGAAGGTCGAAGCCGGCTGGGAGGTCAACCGCCACCTCGTCGACGGCGACATCGTGATCTTCAATCGGCAGCCGTCGCTGCACCGGATGTCGATTATGGCCCACGAGGTCGTGGTGATGCCGTACAAGACGTTCCGGCTCAACACCGTCGTCTGTCCGCCGTACAACGCCGACTTCGACGGCGACGAGATGAACATGCACGCCCTCCAGAACGAGGAGGCACGTGCGGAAGCGCGCGTCCTGATGCGCGTGCAAGAGCAGATCCTGAGCCCGCGCTTCGGTGAGAACATCATCGGCGCGATTCAGGACCACATCTCGGGGACGTACCTGCTGACCCACGAGAACCCCGAGTTCACCGAGACGCAGGCGCTGGACCTGCTTCGCGCGACCTCGGTCGACGAACTGCCCGAGGCCGACGGCACGAACGAGGCCGGCCGCGAGGTGTGGACCGGTCAGACCGTCTTCTCGGAACTGCTTCCGGACGACCTGAACCTCGAGTTCACGTCCTCGACGGGTGACACCGTCATCATCGAGGACGGCCAGTTGATCCAGGGGACCATCGACGAGGACGCGGTCGGCGCGTTCGGCGGCGAGGTCGTCGACACCCTGACCAAGATGTACTCGGAGACGCGCGCCCGCGTGTTCATCAACGAGGTGGCGTCGCTGGCGATGCGCGCCATCATGCACTTCGGGTTCTCGCTCGGTATCGACGACGAGTCCATCCCGCCAGAGGCGACCGAACAGGTCGACGAGGCGATCGACTCGGCGTACGAGCGCGTGCAGGAACTCATCCAGACGTACGAGGACGAGGAGTTGGAGAGCCTGCCCGGCCGGACCGTCGACGAGACGCTGGAGATGAAGATCATGCAGACGCTCGGCAAGGCCCGCGACTCCGCGGGTGAGATCGCCGAGGATCACTTCGCCGACGACAACCCGGCGGTCATCATGGCTCGCTCGGGTGCGCGTGGGTCGATGCTGAACCTCACGCAGATGACCGGCTGTGTCGGACAGCAGGCAGTTCGCGGTGAGCGGATCAACCGCGGGTACGAGGACCGCACGCTCGCGCACTACGAGGCAGACGACCTCTCGGCGGAGGCACACGGCTTCGTGGAGAACTCCTACCGCTCGGGCCTGACGCCCGAGGAGTTCTTCTTCCACGCGATGGGTGGCCGCGAGGGCCTGGTCGACACGGCAGTCCGGACCTCGAAGTCCGGGTACCTGCAGCGTCGCCTCATCAACGCGCTCTCCGAACTGGAGGCGCAGTACGACGGCACGGTGCGGGACACCTCCGGCACCATCGTCCAGTTCGAGTTCGGTGAAGACGGCACCTCACCCGTGAAGGTGTCCTCGAGCGACGAGAACGCCATCGACATCGACGGCATCACCGACCGCGTCGTGGAGGCGGAGTTCTCCTCCGAAAAGGAGAAAGAACGCTTCCTCGGGCGGCGTGCGCCGCCGACGAACCTCTCGGAGTACGCCGGTCCGGGGCTTGACAAGGCCGGTGGCGTGGGGGTGAGCGATGACTGACTCCGTCGAGAAGTTCGTGGACGCCCACGACGAGGTGACCGAGGACATCGCCCTAGTCGTCGAGGACACGGAACTCCCGCGACGGCTGAAAGACCGCATCTACGACACCATCGACGAGCGTGACGGCGTGACGACCGAACAGGCCAACGAAATCGCACAGGCCGCAGAGTCGCGCTTCCTCGACACGCGCGTCGACCCGCTGGACCCCGTGGGGACCGTCTCCGCGCAGTCCATCGGTGAGCCAGGGACGCAGATGACGATGAACACGTTCCACTACGCGGGCGTCGCGGAGATGGACGTGACCCAGGGGCTGCCCCGACTCATCGAGTTGGTGGACGCCCGAAAGACGCCGGACACGCCGATTATGATCGTCCACCTGGACGAGGAGCACGCGACCGACCGGCAGAAGGCCCACGAGGTCGTCTGGCAGTTGGAGTCGACGAAGATCCTCGCGCTGGGCGACGTGTCGACGAACGTCGCGGACATGCTCGTGAGCGTCGACCTCAACGAGGAGACGCTGCTGGAGCGGTGGCCCACCTACGACGACGCCGTCGAGGTCGCGAAGGTCGTCGCCGATATCATCGAGGACTCGCTTGGCGTCACGACCCGGCGCTCGGGAACGAACATCCAGTTCGGTCCCGACGAGCCGAGTTACCGCCAACTGCTCCAGTTGGTCGAGCAACTGCGCGACATCGTCTTCAAGGGGATCGAGGAGGTCACCCGCGTCGTCATCCGCAAAGAGGAGGTCGACGACGGCGACGAGGAGTACGTCCTCTACACCGAGGGCTCGGCGTTCTCGGACGCCTTAGAGATCGAGGGCGTCGACGCCTCGCGCACGACGTGTAACAACATCCACGAGATCTACCGCACGCTCGGCGTCGAGGCGGCACGCGAGACCATCATCAACGAGACGATGGAGACGCTGGAAGAACAGGGGCTGGACGACGTGAACATCCGCCACCTGATGCTCGTCTCCGACATCATGACGAACCGCGGCACCGTCGAGTCGATCGGTCGCCACGGCATCTCCGGGTCGAAGGAGTCCGTCCTCGCACGCGCGGCGTTCGAGGTGACGGTGAACCACCTGCTCGACGCGGCGATCCACGGCGAGGCGGACGACCTCAACGGCGTCATCGAGAACGTCATCGTCGGGAAGCCGGTCGCAATCGGGACCGGCGACGTCGACCTGCGGATGGGGTCGGCTCCTGACGTGAAGTCCGCCGACGACTGACGGTGCGCGTCGAGATATCCGACGAGGCGCGGCAGTACATCGGGACGTTCGACGACCTCGTCGGCGTCGCGCCGGTCGACTGCCTCGTGGAAGACGACGGTGACCGCCTCGTCTTCCTCCTCCCGGCAGGGGAGATGGCCGAGGCAATCGGCCCCGGCGGACGAACCGTCGACCGCGTCGAAGAGCAACTCGGAGCAGAGGTGGAACTCGTCGAGAACGCCGACACGCCGGAGGCGTTCGTGGCGAACGCCCTCGCCCCCGCGGCCGTCCGGGGCGTGACAGTGAGCCGGCAAAACGACGTCGTCGCGTACGTCGAAGTCGTCGACGCCGACCGCGGCGTCGCCATCGGCGCGGGCGGGCGAAACATCGAAGCGGCGCGGACGCTGGCGAAGCGCCACTTCGACATCGACGACGTGCAGTTGGCCTGAGCGCGGTCGACGGCCACCTACTGGCGGCGGCACCCTCTTTGTTCGCGGGAGTGTGGGCGGTGACGTGTTTCGTCTCCTCGTACAGACGGGAACGCCGACCGAATCGGGTCCCGTCCAGGAACTGGTGACGTCCAGCGGCGCACTCCTCGACGTCGTGACGTTCGTCGCCGTCTCCGTCGGTGTGTACCTCCTCGGTCGCGCGACGGTGTTTCCGCTCGCAGTTCGGGCCGTCCGCGCACGCAACCGAAACAATCCGACCATCCAGTCGGCGACCGAGACGTACCTCGCGGCGGTGCTGGCGGGCGCCGCACTCGTCGTGGGCGTCGCCGCCGCGGGGTACGGGTCGGTATTCTCGGAGTCGGCGCTACTCATCGCGGCGTTGACGTTCGCCGTCGGTACTGCCGGGCGCGACGTGTTGGGATCGCTCGTGAGCGGCCTCTTTCTCGTCGCCGACCCGGACTTCAACGTCGGGGACTGGATTCGCTGGCCCGAGGGTGAGGGCGTCGTCGAGGCCGTCGACTTCCGTGTGACCCGTGTGCGGACCGTGGACTACGAGACGGTGACGGTGCCGAACACGCAGTTGACGAGCAACGTCATCACCCGCCCGTTCGGGCGCGACCGGGTTCGCATCACCGAGACGGTCCACCTCGGGTACGACGCCGACGTCGAGCGTGCCCGCGAGTTGCTCCGTGACCTCGCGAACGAGGAACCGCGGGTGCTCGCCGACCCTGCACCGACGACGCGGGTAGCCGAACTCGGCGAGGGCCTCGTCACCTTGCAGGCGGAGTTCTTCGTCGACGACCCCGCGGGCGGTGGCCTGGTCGAGGTTCGCTCGCGGTTTCGCACCCACGTCTTGGAGGCGTTCGAAGACGCCGACATCACCCTCGGCCCACCCAGCGGTCGAGAACTCTCTGGTGCCGTCGATGTGCGCGTCGACGGGGAGGAATCACGCGGCGAAATCGGGGGACGGTGAGCGGATCAGGCGCGTTCGGAGCGGAGCGTACGATACTGTCGGATCGCCTCCGACAATGTCGTTTTATTGACGACATTTCAATCGGCAATAACGTTTATCACCCTGAATTGTGTCCGACCGACGGGGACCGCAGCCACGGTGAGTGCCGGTCTCCACCGGAGCGTGGGTCGTCGTGACCCACATCTGGCATTCCACCGCTCACCCCGGTCCATCCGGACCGGTTTCACTGGCCGGTCGGCGCATCCCCACCCCGCGGCGACCGGCCGGACTCGGTCACGGCGAGCGACTGCACTCGGCTGTGACGGATGCAGAGCGATTGATCCGCGCCGAAACGGCCGCTGTGGGCGTCGTCTGTTTCGCGAGACAGCCTCAGATCCGACGAGAGGTAGTGCTAATCCGTTCTCACGGCGTCTCGCCGTGCGACGAAAGGGAACTCTTACGTAGCCCCACGGAAGATGTGGATGTACGATGGCCAACGGCAAATACGCCGCGCGCAAACTCAAGAAGGACCGTCAGAAGCGACGATGGTCCGACTCCGAGTACGCGCGCCGCGAACGCGGTCTCTCCGAGAAGTCCGACCCCCTCGAAGGTGCCCCGCAGGGTCGCGGGATCGTCCTCGAGAAGGTGGGGATCGAAGCGAAACAGCCCAACTCGGCGATTCGGAAGTGCGTCCGTGTCCAGCTGATCAAGAACGGCAAGCAGGTCACGGCGTTCTGTCCCGGTGACGGTGCGATCTCGTTCATCGACGAACACGACGAGGTCACCATCGCGGGGATCGGTGGCGCGAAGGGTCGCGCGATGGGCGACCTCTCTGGTGTCAACTACAAGGTCGAGAAGGTGAACGGCGTCTCGATGATCGAACTCGTCCGCGGCAACGCGGAGAAGCCGGTCCGCTAATACGATGTCTGACGCAGAACAAGACGCCGACCCCGAGGCACCGGAACCAGACGCCCCCGCCGACTCCGAGCAGGCGACCGAGAACGCCCTGCTGTTCGGCGAATGGGACGTCTCCGAGATCGAGTACAGCGACCCCTCGACCCGTCGCTACATGAACGTGACACCCATCGCGCACACGCAGGGCCGTCACGCCTCCAAGCAGTTCCAGAAGTCCGAGGTGTCGCTGGTCGAGCGACTCATCAACCGCCTGATGCAGACCGAGGAGAACACGGGCAAGAAGCAGCAGGCTCAGCGCATCGTTCGCGACGCCTTCGACACGATCCACTCGCGCACCGAGGACAACCCGGTGCAGGTGCTCGTCGAGGCCGTCGAGAACGCCGCCCCGCGTGAAGAGACCGTCCGCCTGAAGTACGGTGGCATCTCCGTCCCGAAGGCCGTCGACGTCGCGCCCCAGCGCCGCGTCGACCAGGCCCTGAAGTTCATCGCGGAGGGCGTGCAGGGCTCGAGTTACAAGACGACGACGAGCGCCCCCGACGCGCTCGCCGACCAACTCATCGGTGCGGCACGCTACGACGTGCAGACGTACTCCATCTCCCAGAAAGAGGAGACCGAGCGCGTCGCCGCCGCCGCCCGCTGAATCCGGTCATCTCTCTTTGCGTTTTTTACAGACCACGTAGCGACGGGCTCGCTCAGCGAGTGGTCGAATCCGCGTGGCGGCTCATCCTCGTCACTCGTCGGACTCGGTCGGCAGGTCCAACAGCGGTGCGGTCGCCTCCAACAACGGCTTGAGATCTTCGAACTGCGGGCCGTGTTCGACCGTCTCCTCGTCACGGTCCCACGAGATGACGCCTGCGCTGTCCAGTCGCGGGAGGTGGATGTGATACAGTAGGGTCTGGGCAGTCCTCGGGTCGTACTCCTCCATCGGCAACTCGTCTACAGCTATCGTCTCGCCCTCGCCGTGTCGCTCTAGCAGTTCGAACAATATCGTCCGCCGCAGATCGTTACTCAGCAGCCCAAACCATTCATCTTGCACACGATGTAGTTTGTGTGATTAGTAATTATAACTTATCACTTCATTGAAGATTGCGGCTCAGATTTATGCACTGTCTTGTCCGTACCCTTCGAACTGGTCGATGGCGGTGTCGAGTTCCGACTCCGGGAGTTCGACAGGGTCGCCGACGGCCGACGACTGGAGGTACAGTCGCGAGAGGTCTTCGACGTGGGTGGTGTGTTCGAGTGCCGTCTCGATATCGTCGGCGGTGACGACGAGGCCGTGGTTCTCGATGAACGAGGCGGTGGCCTCGGCCTCCTCCATCGCGGCGACGACGTTGGCCGCGAGTTCCTCCGTGCCGTAGGGAGCGTACTCGGCGACGGGAACGCGCTTACCGACCGCGACGATCATGTAGTGGATCGGTGGGAGTTCCTGATGGAGGACGGCCATCGTCGTCGCCCACGGTGAGTGGGTGTGCACGATGGCGTCGGAGCCGTAGCCGCGGTAGATGTGGCGGTGCATCGGCACCTCGCTGGAGGGCTTCATCCGCCCGGCGACGCGGTCGCCGTCGAGGTCGACCACCGGCACGTCGGCGACGTCGAAGGCGTCGTAGGCGACCCCGGTGGGCGTGACGGCGAAGCGGTCGCCGTCGCGGACGCTGAGATTGCCCGTTCGCCCCGGCGTGAGTCGCGCGAGGTCCGGGGCGTGGTCGACGACCGCCTGCCGTGCCTCTCGAAGCACGTCCGGGTCTGCGGGCGGGGCGTCGCGGTCGCTCACAGCGCCACCTCCAGCACCGCCGCCAGCGAGTCGAGGTGGTGGTCTGGTCGTCGCAGGCCGTCCGTGTCGGCGTCTGCGGGACCGTTGAACAGCGCCGTCTCCATCCCGAGCGCGTTCGCACCCTCGATGTCGTTGACGGGGGAGTTGCCGACGACGAGCGTCTCGGAGGGCGTGCGGTCGAGTCGCGCGAGCGCCGTCGTGAACACCGGCGGTGCGGGCTTCTCGCGCCCGACTTCCTCGCTCGTGACCAGTGTGTCGAGGAGGTCGTCGACACCGAGGCGGGCGAGTTTCCGCAGTTGGATGCGCGTCGTCAGGTTCGTCACGATGCCCACGTCGACGTTCGCCTCGACGAGCGTCGAGAGCGTCTCGCGCGTGTCGGGGAACGCCGACAGTTCCGCGAGGTAGCCGTCCCAGTAGGCGTCGCCGAGCGCTCGCGCGAGGTCGGCGTCGAACGGGCCGGGGAGCGCCGCGACCACCTGCTGGTAGTAGATGTGGCGGTTGTGACTGCTGGCGGTCCCGGCGACCGCACGCTTCGTCGCCGCGCGTGCCTGTCGGCGTCGCTTCTCGAACGCGTCGGCAGCGAGGTCGCCCCCGCGGTCGCGGTACGTCTCGAAGGCGGCACGGCGGCCCGCGTCGTTGCAGGGGTCGTACGGGTAGAGGGTGTCGTCCAGATCGAACAACACGGCGTTGACCGTCATGCCCAACCCCTCACGAGGGCGGGACAAATCCGTTCCGGCGTGGCCGCGTCGGACTGTTCTCAGACGCGATACGGAGGCCCCGATGGATATCGACGCGCGCCGGAAGCGTCGACCGTGTTCCAGTCGCTCGGCCTGGTCGCCGCGGGTGCCGTGTACGCTGGCCTCGTGATGGCGTACGCCGGCATCGTCGTCCTCGCAGGCGAGAGCGCCGCGAACGCGGGGACGGTCGGCCTCACGCTGACGCTGTTTCGGCCTCACGCTGACGCTGTTGCTCCCGTTCACGGCGTTCCTCGCGACGCTGACCGCGGCGGTGGCAGGCGGATGGTTGCTCGTGGCCCGACTCAAGCCGCGTCGGGACCGACGCTCGTTCGAACGACGTGCCACCCGGCCGTGAGCAGCACCACCGCCGTCCCAGTGACGAGGAGGAACGGTCCGTAGTCGACACCAGCGTTCACGAGAAACACGCCGAGTGCGACCGACAGGCCGACGACGCCGACGACGGCGAGGGCGGCACCCGCGCCGGGCCGCCAGCGCCCACTCGCTCCGCGTGTGCGTGTCCACGAGGCGACGACCGCGGCGGCGACCGCGAGCGACCCACAGAACGCCGCGAACGCCGCGTCGTACATCGTTGCACTCGTGAACGTCGGGAGGACGACTTCGAGGGCGTCGAACGCGACGAGCAGGAGGTAGCCGGGAACGCCGAACGGGGGGAGCGGAACCGCGTACAACAGCGCGTAGAAGCCG harbors:
- a CDS encoding NusA-like transcription termination signal-binding factor, whose product is MRVEISDEARQYIGTFDDLVGVAPVDCLVEDDGDRLVFLLPAGEMAEAIGPGGRTVDRVEEQLGAEVELVENADTPEAFVANALAPAAVRGVTVSRQNDVVAYVEVVDADRGVAIGAGGRNIEAARTLAKRHFDIDDVQLA
- a CDS encoding DUF7344 domain-containing protein; translated protein: MQDEWFGLLSNDLRRTILFELLERHGEGETIAVDELPMEEYDPRTAQTLLYHIHLPRLDSAGVISWDRDEETVEHGPQFEDLKPLLEATAPLLDLPTESDE
- a CDS encoding 30S ribosomal protein S12 — its product is MANGKYAARKLKKDRQKRRWSDSEYARRERGLSEKSDPLEGAPQGRGIVLEKVGIEAKQPNSAIRKCVRVQLIKNGKQVTAFCPGDGAISFIDEHDEVTIAGIGGAKGRAMGDLSGVNYKVEKVNGVSMIELVRGNAEKPVR
- the rpoA2 gene encoding DNA-directed RNA polymerase subunit A''; translation: MTDSVEKFVDAHDEVTEDIALVVEDTELPRRLKDRIYDTIDERDGVTTEQANEIAQAAESRFLDTRVDPLDPVGTVSAQSIGEPGTQMTMNTFHYAGVAEMDVTQGLPRLIELVDARKTPDTPIMIVHLDEEHATDRQKAHEVVWQLESTKILALGDVSTNVADMLVSVDLNEETLLERWPTYDDAVEVAKVVADIIEDSLGVTTRRSGTNIQFGPDEPSYRQLLQLVEQLRDIVFKGIEEVTRVVIRKEEVDDGDEEYVLYTEGSAFSDALEIEGVDASRTTCNNIHEIYRTLGVEAARETIINETMETLEEQGLDDVNIRHLMLVSDIMTNRGTVESIGRHGISGSKESVLARAAFEVTVNHLLDAAIHGEADDLNGVIENVIVGKPVAIGTGDVDLRMGSAPDVKSADD
- a CDS encoding 30S ribosomal protein S7, giving the protein MSDAEQDADPEAPEPDAPADSEQATENALLFGEWDVSEIEYSDPSTRRYMNVTPIAHTQGRHASKQFQKSEVSLVERLINRLMQTEENTGKKQQAQRIVRDAFDTIHSRTEDNPVQVLVEAVENAAPREETVRLKYGGISVPKAVDVAPQRRVDQALKFIAEGVQGSSYKTTTSAPDALADQLIGAARYDVQTYSISQKEETERVAAAAR
- a CDS encoding class II aldolase/adducin family protein, coding for MSDRDAPPADPDVLREARQAVVDHAPDLARLTPGRTGNLSVRDGDRFAVTPTGVAYDAFDVADVPVVDLDGDRVAGRMKPSSEVPMHRHIYRGYGSDAIVHTHSPWATTMAVLHQELPPIHYMIVAVGKRVPVAEYAPYGTEELAANVVAAMEEAEATASFIENHGLVVTADDIETALEHTTHVEDLSRLYLQSSAVGDPVELPESELDTAIDQFEGYGQDSA
- a CDS encoding DNA-directed RNA polymerase subunit A', with the protein product MAGQTPKEIGGINFGLMDPETYRDMSATKVITADTYDDDGYPIDMGLMDPRLGVIDPGLECRTCGKHSGSCNGHFGHIELAAPVIHVGFTKLIRRLLRSTCRNCGRLALTAEEKEEYKEKLVRTKDLGGDPTDVLKSAVRQARKANNCPHCGEPQADIKHEKPTTYYEVQDVLSGDYSELITRAMQPDEEEDEEDAERMSPMDLADETGIALDRINDILSGEFRPRKEDRKALEKALGIDLTVEDMNKLMPSDIRDWFEDIPDEDLEPLGIHAEKSRPEWMILTVLPVPPVTTRPSITLDNGQRSEDDLTHKLVDIIRINQRFMENREAGAPQLIIEDLWELLQYHVTTFIDNEISGTPPARHRSGRPLKTLSQRLKGKEGRFRGSLSGKRVNFSARTVISPDPTLSLNEVGVPERVAEEMTQTMNVSERNIDRARQYVRNGPEAHPGANYVKRPDGRRLKVTEKNCEELAEKVEAGWEVNRHLVDGDIVIFNRQPSLHRMSIMAHEVVVMPYKTFRLNTVVCPPYNADFDGDEMNMHALQNEEARAEARVLMRVQEQILSPRFGENIIGAIQDHISGTYLLTHENPEFTETQALDLLRATSVDELPEADGTNEAGREVWTGQTVFSELLPDDLNLEFTSSTGDTVIIEDGQLIQGTIDEDAVGAFGGEVVDTLTKMYSETRARVFINEVASLAMRAIMHFGFSLGIDDESIPPEATEQVDEAIDSAYERVQELIQTYEDEELESLPGRTVDETLEMKIMQTLGKARDSAGEIAEDHFADDNPAVIMARSGARGSMLNLTQMTGCVGQQAVRGERINRGYEDRTLAHYEADDLSAEAHGFVENSYRSGLTPEEFFFHAMGGREGLVDTAVRTSKSGYLQRRLINALSELEAQYDGTVRDTSGTIVQFEFGEDGTSPVKVSSSDENAIDIDGITDRVVEAEFSSEKEKERFLGRRAPPTNLSEYAGPGLDKAGGVGVSDD
- a CDS encoding HAD family hydrolase: MTVNAVLFDLDDTLYPYDPCNDAGRRAAFETYRDRGGDLAADAFEKRRRQARAATKRAVAGTASSHNRHIYYQQVVAALPGPFDADLARALGDAYWDGYLAELSAFPDTRETLSTLVEANVDVGIVTNLTTRIQLRKLARLGVDDLLDTLVTSEEVGREKPAPPVFTTALARLDRTPSETLVVGNSPVNDIEGANALGMETALFNGPADADTDGLRRPDHHLDSLAAVLEVAL
- a CDS encoding mechanosensitive ion channel family protein, encoding MFRLLVQTGTPTESGPVQELVTSSGALLDVVTFVAVSVGVYLLGRATVFPLAVRAVRARNRNNPTIQSATETYLAAVLAGAALVVGVAAAGYGSVFSESALLIAALTFAVGTAGRDVLGSLVSGLFLVADPDFNVGDWIRWPEGEGVVEAVDFRVTRVRTVDYETVTVPNTQLTSNVITRPFGRDRVRITETVHLGYDADVERARELLRDLANEEPRVLADPAPTTRVAELGEGLVTLQAEFFVDDPAGGGLVEVRSRFRTHVLEAFEDADITLGPPSGRELSGAVDVRVDGEESRGEIGGR